Proteins encoded in a region of the Prochlorothrix hollandica PCC 9006 = CALU 1027 genome:
- a CDS encoding XisH family protein — MARDLFHDVVKQALIKDGWQITNDPLFLKVGGVDFFIDLGAEKLIAAERDGEKIAVEIKSFINTSSMADFHLAIGQFINYRVALKVAEPDRRLILAIPDIAHTTFFQKDFPKMVIQEYQLSVLVYDIENEVIVLWQT; from the coding sequence ATGGCTAGGGATCTATTCCATGATGTGGTCAAACAGGCACTCATCAAAGATGGTTGGCAAATCACCAACGATCCCCTATTCCTTAAAGTGGGTGGGGTGGACTTCTTTATTGATCTAGGTGCAGAAAAACTCATTGCTGCTGAACGAGACGGCGAAAAAATTGCCGTCGAAATCAAGAGTTTTATTAATACCTCTTCAATGGCTGACTTTCATCTGGCGATCGGTCAGTTCATTAACTACCGGGTTGCGCTCAAAGTTGCTGAACCAGACCGCAGGTTAATCCTGGCTATCCCTGACATCGCCCATACAACATTCTTTCAAAAAGACTTTCCCAAAATGGTCATTCAGGAATACCAGCTCAGCGTCTTAGTTTATGACATCGAAAATGAGGTGATCGTCCTATGGCAAACCTAG
- a CDS encoding Ppx/GppA phosphatase family protein: MTDIAPLPTANPIPHRSLDPAQGDRIVAAIDVGTNSIHMVVVRIDPTLPAFYIIAKEKDTVRLGERCPDTGDLTAAAMDRALSALQRCQARAQSLKVEEIVAVATSAVREAPNGLDFIRTVKQELGLSIDLIAGAEEARRIYLGVLSGMELHQQPHIIIDIGGGSTELILGSGQEPRSLSSTKVGAVRLTTEFVTTDPISDGEFQYLRAFLRGMLERPVEELRNRLQPEEVPKLVGTSGTIEILAMIHAHQHLGTIPDPLHGYAFSRSDLQAMVQQLRRMTYGERLEMPEMSDRRAEIIVAGALILLEAMTLLGTDSITICERALREGVIVDWMLTHGLIEDRLRFQSSIRYRSVLRAATKFHVNLPYGERVAAFALSLFDQLQGQLHEWGAVERELLWAAAILHNAGHYVTHSAHHKHSYYLVRHGGLLGYTETELEVIANLARYHRKSGPKKKHENYRNLAGKRHRRMVDQLSPLLRLAVALDRQQIGAIAQVTCVYDGSDRRLALHLEPTDPGNSCDLELWSLGEKKEEFERTYGVKILPCLQTPSRSPNPPVS, translated from the coding sequence ATGACCGATATCGCTCCCCTGCCCACCGCCAACCCGATCCCCCATCGCTCTCTGGATCCTGCCCAGGGCGATCGCATCGTCGCCGCCATTGACGTGGGCACCAATTCGATCCACATGGTCGTGGTGCGCATTGACCCCACCCTCCCCGCCTTCTATATCATTGCCAAGGAAAAGGATACGGTGCGCCTGGGGGAGCGCTGTCCTGACACCGGGGATCTCACCGCTGCTGCCATGGATCGTGCCCTCAGCGCCCTCCAACGCTGCCAAGCCCGCGCCCAATCCCTCAAGGTGGAGGAGATCGTGGCGGTGGCCACCAGTGCCGTGCGGGAAGCCCCCAATGGCCTGGACTTTATCCGCACCGTTAAACAGGAACTGGGCTTAAGCATTGACCTGATCGCCGGGGCAGAGGAGGCGCGGCGCATTTATCTGGGGGTGCTGTCGGGGATGGAACTGCACCAGCAGCCCCACATCATTATTGACATTGGCGGGGGATCCACGGAGTTGATTTTGGGTTCTGGCCAGGAACCCCGCAGCCTCAGCAGCACCAAGGTGGGGGCTGTGCGCCTGACCACCGAGTTTGTGACCACGGATCCCATCAGTGACGGGGAGTTTCAGTATCTGCGGGCCTTTTTGCGGGGCATGTTGGAGCGGCCCGTGGAGGAGTTGCGCAACCGGTTGCAGCCGGAAGAGGTGCCTAAACTGGTGGGGACTTCGGGCACCATTGAAATTCTGGCCATGATCCACGCCCACCAGCACCTGGGAACCATTCCCGATCCCCTCCATGGCTACGCCTTCAGTCGATCGGATCTCCAGGCCATGGTGCAACAATTGCGGCGCATGACCTATGGAGAACGGCTGGAAATGCCGGAAATGTCCGATCGACGGGCGGAAATCATCGTGGCCGGTGCCCTGATTCTGCTGGAAGCCATGACCCTCCTGGGCACTGATAGCATCACCATTTGCGAACGTGCCCTGCGGGAAGGGGTGATCGTAGATTGGATGCTGACCCATGGGCTGATTGAGGATCGCCTGCGGTTCCAGAGTTCTATCCGCTACCGCAGTGTGTTGCGGGCGGCCACTAAGTTCCATGTCAATTTGCCCTATGGGGAACGGGTGGCGGCCTTTGCCCTCAGTTTGTTTGATCAGTTGCAGGGGCAATTGCACGAGTGGGGAGCGGTGGAACGGGAACTGCTGTGGGCGGCGGCGATTTTGCACAATGCGGGCCATTATGTGACCCATTCCGCCCACCATAAGCATTCCTATTATTTAGTGCGCCATGGGGGGCTGCTGGGCTATACGGAAACGGAGCTGGAGGTGATCGCCAATTTGGCCCGCTACCACCGCAAAAGTGGCCCTAAGAAAAAACATGAGAATTACCGCAATTTGGCGGGCAAACGCCATCGCCGCATGGTGGATCAACTGAGTCCCCTGCTGCGGTTGGCGGTGGCCCTCGATCGCCAACAAATCGGCGCGATCGCCCAGGTGACCTGTGTGTATGATGGCTCCGATCGTCGCCTCGCCCTGCATTTGGAACCGACGGATCCGGGCAATAGTTGCGATCTGGAACTATGGAGCCTAGGGGAAAAGAAGGAGGAGTTTGAGCGCACCTATGGGGTCAAGATTTTGCCCTGCCTCCAAACCCCCAGCCGATCGCCGAACCCTCCCGTTTCTTAG
- a CDS encoding XisI protein encodes MANLDKKQTYRTIIKQLLEEYATYKPAYGDIEIQTVFDLEHDHYQVVAVGWNKKERIYGCSIHLDIKDEKVWIQVNNTELDIGQDIVNRGILKDDIVIGFQPPYLRQVSGYAIA; translated from the coding sequence ATGGCAAACCTAGACAAAAAACAAACCTATCGCACCATCATCAAGCAACTCTTAGAAGAGTATGCCACCTACAAGCCAGCCTACGGCGACATCGAAATCCAAACTGTTTTCGATCTAGAACATGACCACTATCAAGTGGTTGCGGTCGGTTGGAACAAAAAAGAGAGGATCTATGGTTGCTCCATTCACCTGGATATTAAGGATGAAAAAGTCTGGATTCAGGTCAACAATACCGAACTCGATATCGGTCAAGATATCGTGAACCGAGGAATCCTCAAAGATGATATTGTCATTGGGTTTCAACCCCCCTATCTACGCCAGGTTTCAGGCTATGCGATCGCTTAA
- the hpsP gene encoding hormogonium polysaccharide biosynthesis glycosyltransferase HpsP encodes MKVLQIIPSVSLVYGGPSQMVRGLSRALGQQGVEVTLLTTNSNGDVGQPPLDVPLHQPVLEDGYRVYYFACSPFRRYKFSLGLLQWLARHHSQYDLAHIHALFSPVTTAAATVARWQGLPYILRPLGTLDPADLRKKQALKRLYGYALEAPNLRQAAAVHFTSPLEAQVSERFGATTRDVVVPLGVSWPPLWDGVDAGNDRPDDRPTAKTLARLQVRSRWSLPESGPEAPPLVLFMSRIDPKKGLDLLLPSLEALQRSGTPFHFVLAGSNPQDPAYETQIQQRIAQSPLRHCTTITGFVGGADKWALLQAANLFVLPSYYENFGIAVAEAMAAGVPVVVSDQVYIWPDIEAAGAGWVVPCEVAALTGALHTALAPGSPLAQRGIQGRTYARSHYHWEAIAQQMVTVYQQCLR; translated from the coding sequence GTGAAAGTCTTGCAAATCATTCCGTCCGTGTCCCTGGTCTATGGCGGACCCAGCCAAATGGTGCGGGGACTGAGCCGTGCCCTGGGGCAGCAGGGGGTGGAGGTGACCCTGCTGACCACTAACAGCAATGGGGATGTGGGCCAGCCCCCCCTGGATGTGCCCCTCCATCAGCCGGTGCTGGAGGACGGTTACCGGGTCTATTACTTTGCCTGTTCTCCCTTCCGCCGTTATAAATTTTCCCTGGGTCTGTTGCAGTGGTTGGCCCGCCACCATAGCCAGTACGACTTGGCCCATATCCATGCCCTCTTTTCCCCCGTCACCACTGCCGCCGCCACCGTGGCCCGTTGGCAGGGCTTGCCCTATATTCTGCGGCCCCTGGGGACCCTAGATCCGGCGGATCTGCGTAAGAAGCAAGCCTTAAAACGCCTCTATGGCTATGCCCTGGAAGCCCCCAATTTGCGCCAAGCGGCGGCAGTCCATTTCACCAGTCCTTTAGAAGCCCAGGTGTCGGAGCGGTTTGGGGCGACAACGCGGGATGTGGTGGTGCCCTTGGGGGTCAGTTGGCCACCGCTGTGGGATGGGGTAGATGCGGGGAACGATCGCCCCGACGATCGCCCAACAGCCAAAACCCTGGCACGGCTCCAGGTGCGATCGCGGTGGTCTTTGCCAGAGTCTGGCCCTGAGGCTCCGCCCCTGGTGCTGTTTATGTCCCGCATTGATCCCAAGAAAGGGCTGGATTTGCTCTTGCCCAGTTTGGAAGCGTTGCAGCGATCGGGCACCCCCTTCCACTTTGTCCTCGCCGGTTCCAATCCCCAGGATCCCGCCTACGAAACCCAGATTCAGCAGCGCATTGCCCAATCCCCCCTGCGCCACTGCACCACGATCACCGGCTTTGTGGGGGGGGCGGATAAATGGGCCTTGTTGCAGGCGGCTAATCTGTTTGTGTTGCCGTCCTATTACGAAAACTTTGGTATTGCGGTGGCGGAAGCCATGGCCGCTGGGGTGCCCGTGGTGGTGTCGGATCAGGTCTATATTTGGCCGGACATTGAGGCGGCGGGGGCGGGGTGGGTGGTGCCCTGTGAGGTGGCGGCTTTAACGGGAGCGCTGCACACAGCCCTTGCACCGGGTTCTCCTTTGGCGCAGCGGGGCATCCAGGGCCGCACCTATGCCCGTTCCCATTACCATTGGGAGGCCATCGCCCAGCAGATGGTGACGGTCTATCAGCAGTGTTTAAGGTAA
- a CDS encoding restriction endonuclease subunit S → MTDRPLPTGWISGQLANFIKPRGEKVSPSDFPEFKFIGMDNIESQTTKILGSVPAQTMKSNASRFYEGDVLYGRLRPYLNKVAQVNFHGLASAEFIVFPDTPILKSFYLKYRLNAADFVSFASHLNEGDRPRVSFDQIGTFNLLLPPLAEQQRIVDKIEELFSDLDDGIASLKKAQQQLKVYRQAVLKWAFEGKLTAQWREEQKRQGKLESADTLLEQIKAEREQRYQAAIDQWQADVKAWEANGKVGKKPGKPSKLGEIVSPEEAIKQSLIDLPKNWFWVGVDSLCSKVVDCLHSTPKFKGEGFYCVDTTCIEPGKIVFQKIRFVDEDTFLDRIKRLEPQAGDILFAREGTVGTALLVPKNISLCLGQRMMMFRTLNSIDPSFFMYALQSPIFINQYKPYIGGTTSPHLNISDIKSFFLPVVQLDEQNQIVEEIESRLSICDRLDATITENLDRAEALRQSILKQAFEGKLVPQDPNDEPASVLLERIRQEQAKGKGGIPNG, encoded by the coding sequence GTGACAGATAGACCTTTACCAACAGGCTGGATTTCTGGTCAGTTGGCTAATTTCATTAAGCCCAGAGGTGAAAAGGTTTCACCTTCTGATTTTCCAGAGTTCAAATTCATTGGAATGGACAACATAGAGAGCCAAACAACTAAAATCCTTGGCTCTGTTCCTGCTCAAACGATGAAAAGTAATGCATCTCGCTTTTATGAAGGAGATGTCTTATATGGTCGTCTTCGTCCCTATCTGAATAAGGTCGCTCAAGTTAACTTTCACGGGTTAGCCTCTGCTGAATTTATTGTCTTTCCTGACACTCCAATTCTCAAAAGTTTCTATCTGAAATATCGACTTAATGCGGCTGATTTTGTAAGTTTTGCAAGTCATCTAAATGAGGGAGATCGACCGAGAGTTAGCTTTGACCAGATTGGTACATTCAATCTGCTTCTCCCTCCCCTTGCGGAACAGCAGCGGATTGTAGACAAGATTGAGGAATTGTTCTCCGATCTGGATGATGGGATTGCGTCGCTGAAAAAGGCACAGCAGCAGCTAAAGGTGTATCGGCAGGCGGTGCTGAAGTGGGCGTTTGAAGGCAAGCTCACGGCCCAGTGGCGCGAGGAGCAGAAACGACAAGGCAAGCTAGAGTCTGCCGATACGCTGCTAGAGCAAATCAAGGCGGAACGGGAGCAGCGCTATCAGGCAGCGATCGACCAGTGGCAGGCTGATGTCAAGGCTTGGGAAGCAAATGGCAAGGTCGGGAAGAAGCCGGGGAAACCGAGTAAATTAGGGGAAATAGTATCACCAGAAGAAGCAATAAAACAATCTCTAATAGATTTGCCGAAAAACTGGTTCTGGGTTGGAGTGGATTCCTTATGCAGCAAAGTTGTTGATTGCTTGCACTCTACCCCGAAATTTAAAGGAGAAGGATTTTATTGTGTTGATACTACTTGTATTGAGCCTGGGAAGATAGTCTTTCAGAAGATTAGATTTGTGGATGAAGACACATTTTTAGACAGAATAAAAAGATTAGAGCCACAAGCAGGTGATATTCTATTTGCCCGAGAAGGGACTGTCGGAACTGCTTTGTTGGTTCCCAAAAATATTAGTTTGTGTCTGGGGCAAAGAATGATGATGTTCAGAACATTAAATTCTATTGATCCAAGCTTTTTTATGTATGCCTTGCAATCACCTATATTTATCAACCAATATAAGCCATATATCGGTGGAACTACGTCTCCACATCTCAACATAAGCGATATTAAATCATTCTTCCTTCCGGTTGTTCAGCTAGATGAACAAAATCAAATCGTGGAAGAAATCGAATCCCGCCTCTCCATTTGCGATCGCCTCGATGCCACGATCACCGAAAACCTCGATCGGGCCGAAGCCCTGCGCCAAAGCATTCTCAAACAAGCCTTTGAAGGCAAGCTCGTTCCCCAAGACCCCAACGACGAACCCGCCTCAGTGTTGCTAGAGCGGATCCGGCAGGAGCAGGCTAAAGGAAAGGGGGGAATACCTAATGGCTAG
- a CDS encoding substrate-binding domain-containing protein yields MKLNRRSFLVGSTALSLTTALSACGSPPPGLDIRILQGSLPPQLVGAFHKTHPTAGPLRLTPADQPAQLFRLLQRWHSGQDGTPPQGLGQLWPFHRPDTGADLLSLGDAWLAAAIAQNLIQPFPDPQQWHQWSQMPEPWRSLVQRDDRGFPIANDPSGAQGQIWAAPYRWGSTLIAYRQDQCQGWGWEPQDWIDLWREEVQGSLALPDNPREVVGLALKSLGYSYNEPNPAAIPDLPQTLARLQRQVKLYSSDHYLQPLLLGDVAVAVGWSTDLLPLLVYDRNIRLVVPPSGTALWADLWVRPRGAAGDLGAVNHWINFCWDQSIAPKFAQLGQGTSPLALMQVAGDRPPRSPVLLPDPGVIDRSEFINPLPAAALAHYQTLWDTMRRSR; encoded by the coding sequence ATGAAACTCAACCGTCGATCCTTCCTGGTGGGTAGCACCGCCCTCAGCCTCACCACAGCCCTCAGTGCCTGCGGCAGCCCCCCCCCTGGACTCGACATCCGCATTCTTCAAGGCTCCCTCCCCCCCCAACTCGTCGGAGCCTTCCACAAAACCCACCCCACCGCCGGACCCCTGCGCCTCACCCCCGCCGACCAACCCGCTCAGTTGTTCCGCCTGCTGCAACGCTGGCACAGCGGCCAAGACGGCACCCCCCCCCAGGGCTTAGGCCAACTCTGGCCCTTCCATCGCCCCGACACCGGAGCCGACCTCCTCAGCCTGGGGGATGCCTGGTTAGCCGCCGCCATTGCCCAAAATCTGATTCAGCCCTTCCCCGATCCCCAGCAGTGGCACCAGTGGAGCCAGATGCCGGAACCCTGGCGATCGCTGGTGCAGCGGGACGATCGGGGCTTTCCCATTGCCAACGACCCCAGCGGTGCCCAGGGCCAGATCTGGGCTGCGCCCTACCGCTGGGGCAGCACCCTCATCGCCTATCGCCAAGACCAGTGCCAAGGCTGGGGCTGGGAACCCCAAGACTGGATCGACCTTTGGCGGGAGGAGGTTCAGGGATCCTTGGCCCTGCCCGATAACCCCAGGGAAGTGGTGGGGCTAGCCCTCAAATCCCTGGGCTACTCCTACAACGAACCCAACCCCGCCGCCATCCCCGATCTGCCCCAAACCTTGGCCCGCCTCCAACGCCAAGTCAAACTCTACAGTTCCGACCACTACCTCCAGCCTTTGCTGTTGGGGGATGTGGCGGTGGCCGTGGGCTGGTCTACGGATCTGTTGCCCCTGCTGGTGTACGATCGCAACATTCGTTTAGTGGTGCCCCCCTCTGGCACGGCCCTGTGGGCGGATCTCTGGGTGCGGCCCCGTGGGGCGGCGGGGGATCTGGGGGCAGTGAATCATTGGATTAATTTTTGCTGGGATCAGTCCATTGCTCCCAAATTTGCCCAGTTGGGCCAAGGCACCTCCCCCCTGGCCCTGATGCAGGTGGCGGGCGATCGGCCCCCCCGATCCCCTGTCTTACTGCCGGATCCAGGGGTGATCGATCGCAGTGAATTCATCAACCCCCTGCCCGCCGCCGCCTTGGCCCACTATCAGACCCTGTGGGACACCATGCGCCGTTCTCGGTAA
- a CDS encoding type I restriction endonuclease subunit R, which translates to MAEPNQNPEQQARDRIDDRLRQAGWEVQGKTETNITVALGVALKEYSTDVGPADYVLFVDRKPVGIIEAKREDEGHRLTLVEEQSQGYATAKLKYINNAPLPFVYESTGVLTRFTDRRDPKPRSRPVFSFHRPETLQAWLRTDRPLRTRLLDFPALDTTGLRECQTRAIQNLEHSFQENRPRALLQMATGSGKTVTAITSVYRLLKFAKAKRVLFLVDTKGLAEQAEQEFMTFTPVDDNRKFTELYNVQRLKSRYMATDSQVCISTIQRLYSILKGEDLDETVEERNPNEMMQPKAPMPVVYNPSIPIEFFDFIVIDECHRSIYSLWKQVLDYFDSFLIGLTATPDQRTFAFFNENVVSEYTHEEAVTDGVNVGFDVYTIETEITQKGSRLVAREFVDKRDKMTRKRRWEQLDEDLTYSGKQLDRDVVNPSQIRNIIRTFRDKLPEIFPHRKEVPKTLIFAKTDSHADDIIQMVREEFGEGNAFCKKVTYQSKEDPKSVLAQFRNDYYPRIAVTVDMIATGTDVKPLECLLFMRDVKSRNYFEQMKGRGTRTLGEDDLKKVSPSVISRKTHFVIVDAVGVTKSLKTNSRSLERKKGVPLKDLMMGVMMGAQDEDAFISLAGRLARLEQQLEPRERERLGQMTGGLSAGQIAKALLNAYDTDTIADKARLDGGLASTAEPSPGAIANAQQDLIRVAASAFTGEVIDFIENVRRVHEQIIDTVNLDRVTAVGWDAQARDRAMHLIQDFTSFMERHKDEITALKIYYNQPYQRRDLTFQMIREVLTILKTEKPTLAPLSVWQAYELVEGKKAGTPISELTALVALIRKVVGIDQELTPYEGTVNRNFQQWVFQKQAGAAPKFTEAQMEWLRMVKEHMISSFHLERDDLDYAPFDAQGGLAKMYQLFGDMMDGLIDEMNEALAA; encoded by the coding sequence ATGGCTGAACCCAATCAAAATCCAGAGCAACAGGCCCGCGATCGCATTGATGACCGGCTCCGGCAGGCCGGGTGGGAGGTGCAGGGCAAGACTGAAACCAACATCACTGTAGCGTTAGGGGTCGCCCTTAAGGAATACTCTACCGATGTTGGTCCCGCAGACTATGTGCTGTTTGTCGATCGCAAACCCGTAGGCATTATCGAGGCCAAGCGCGAAGATGAAGGTCACCGCCTAACCCTCGTAGAGGAGCAGTCCCAGGGATACGCCACGGCTAAGCTCAAGTACATCAATAACGCACCGCTCCCCTTTGTCTATGAAAGCACAGGGGTTCTGACTCGTTTTACCGATCGCCGCGATCCAAAGCCGCGATCGCGCCCAGTCTTTTCCTTTCACCGCCCCGAAACCCTTCAGGCATGGTTGAGAACCGATCGGCCCCTGAGGACACGGTTACTCGATTTTCCCGCACTGGATACCACCGGTTTGCGGGAGTGTCAGACACGGGCTATCCAAAACCTAGAGCATTCCTTTCAGGAGAACCGGCCCCGCGCCCTGCTCCAGATGGCGACAGGATCCGGTAAAACTGTTACCGCTATTACGTCAGTGTATCGATTGCTCAAGTTTGCCAAGGCGAAAAGGGTGCTGTTCCTGGTGGATACCAAGGGATTGGCAGAGCAGGCCGAGCAAGAGTTCATGACCTTTACCCCGGTGGACGATAACCGCAAGTTCACGGAACTGTACAACGTGCAGCGGTTGAAGTCGCGCTATATGGCGACCGATAGTCAGGTCTGTATCTCCACCATTCAGCGACTCTACTCCATCTTGAAGGGGGAAGATCTGGATGAGACAGTAGAGGAAAGAAACCCTAACGAGATGATGCAGCCCAAGGCTCCGATGCCCGTGGTTTATAACCCCAGCATCCCGATCGAATTCTTCGATTTCATCGTTATTGATGAGTGTCACCGCTCTATCTACAGTCTGTGGAAGCAGGTGCTGGATTACTTTGATAGCTTCCTGATTGGTCTGACCGCTACTCCCGATCAGCGAACCTTCGCCTTCTTTAATGAAAATGTGGTGAGTGAGTATACCCATGAAGAGGCGGTAACGGATGGGGTAAACGTGGGCTTTGATGTCTATACGATCGAAACTGAGATTACCCAGAAGGGCAGCCGTCTGGTGGCCAGGGAATTTGTCGATAAGCGAGATAAAATGACCCGGAAGCGCCGCTGGGAGCAGCTTGACGAGGATTTGACCTACTCCGGCAAGCAACTGGATCGGGATGTGGTCAATCCGAGCCAAATCCGCAATATCATCCGCACTTTCCGGGATAAATTACCGGAGATTTTCCCCCACCGGAAGGAAGTCCCGAAGACCCTGATCTTTGCCAAGACTGACAGCCACGCCGATGACATCATTCAAATGGTGCGGGAGGAGTTTGGGGAAGGGAATGCCTTCTGTAAAAAGGTGACTTACCAATCTAAGGAGGATCCCAAATCGGTATTGGCCCAATTCCGCAACGACTACTACCCCCGGATTGCGGTCACGGTGGACATGATCGCCACGGGAACCGATGTCAAACCGTTGGAGTGCCTGCTGTTTATGCGGGATGTCAAGTCTCGTAACTACTTTGAGCAAATGAAGGGGCGGGGAACTCGGACCTTAGGGGAGGACGACCTGAAGAAGGTCAGCCCTTCGGTGATATCTCGCAAAACTCACTTTGTGATTGTCGATGCGGTCGGGGTTACCAAGTCCCTCAAAACCAATAGCCGATCCCTGGAGCGAAAGAAGGGAGTACCCCTAAAAGACCTGATGATGGGTGTCATGATGGGTGCCCAGGATGAGGATGCGTTTATATCCTTGGCGGGTAGACTGGCCCGCTTAGAGCAGCAGTTGGAGCCGAGAGAGCGGGAACGGCTAGGGCAGATGACGGGGGGATTGAGTGCCGGACAGATCGCTAAAGCCCTGCTCAATGCCTATGACACGGACACCATAGCCGATAAGGCCCGACTCGATGGCGGCTTAGCGAGTACGGCGGAGCCATCCCCAGGGGCGATCGCCAACGCCCAGCAAGATCTGATCCGTGTCGCTGCCAGTGCCTTTACCGGTGAGGTGATTGACTTTATCGAGAATGTCCGCCGGGTGCATGAACAGATTATTGATACTGTCAATCTCGATCGGGTCACCGCTGTGGGGTGGGATGCCCAAGCCAGAGACCGGGCGATGCATCTGATCCAGGATTTCACGTCCTTTATGGAGCGCCATAAAGATGAGATCACGGCGCTTAAAATCTACTACAATCAACCCTATCAACGGCGTGACCTGACGTTTCAGATGATTCGCGAGGTATTAACCATCCTTAAAACCGAAAAACCGACGCTGGCCCCCCTGTCGGTGTGGCAAGCCTATGAACTGGTGGAAGGCAAGAAGGCCGGTACTCCCATCAGTGAACTGACGGCGTTGGTAGCCTTGATTCGCAAGGTGGTGGGGATAGACCAGGAGCTAACCCCCTATGAGGGCACGGTGAACCGCAACTTTCAGCAGTGGGTGTTTCAGAAGCAGGCGGGGGCAGCCCCCAAGTTTACTGAGGCCCAAATGGAGTGGCTGCGGATGGTGAAGGAACACATGATTAGCTCGTTTCATCTTGAGCGGGATGATCTGGACTATGCCCCTTTTGATGCTCAGGGGGGGCTGGCCAAGATGTATCAACTCTTTGGGGATATGATGGATGGGCTTATTGATGAGATGAATGAGGCGTTGGCGGCGTGA